One stretch of Natrinema salaciae DNA includes these proteins:
- a CDS encoding recombinase family protein produces MRYPTTIYARVSTPEQDIAQQKEKLWNHAIDELEIEPSNIDVLEDEATGSNTDRDGYQEMMRRVCEGETERVIVRSITRLGRNMRDLNDAVHVIVEDNGCGLVVVNDGLHIEPETEELNLEQKAILYGLSFAADIEHEMIKQRTIDGLRAAEEAGKRIGRPIYGFTSEDGNLRPDDEEYEQAVQAIVAKEELGWSDRRIQRQIGVPRRTVPRVVERRGIYLGDRGDDDLAEQARDDLEAIGQ; encoded by the coding sequence ATGCGATACCCGACCACAATCTACGCACGCGTCTCTACCCCCGAACAGGACATCGCCCAGCAGAAGGAGAAATTGTGGAACCACGCCATCGACGAACTCGAGATCGAGCCCTCGAACATCGACGTGCTCGAAGACGAGGCCACCGGCAGCAACACAGACCGCGACGGCTACCAAGAGATGATGCGTCGCGTGTGTGAAGGAGAGACCGAACGCGTCATCGTCCGATCGATTACTCGCCTCGGGCGCAATATGCGTGATCTCAACGACGCCGTCCACGTGATCGTCGAGGACAACGGGTGCGGACTCGTCGTCGTCAACGACGGCCTCCACATCGAACCAGAGACAGAGGAACTCAACCTCGAGCAGAAGGCTATCCTCTATGGCCTCTCCTTCGCAGCCGACATCGAACACGAGATGATCAAGCAGCGAACCATCGACGGTCTCCGCGCTGCCGAAGAAGCCGGGAAGCGCATCGGTCGACCGATCTACGGTTTCACCTCTGAAGATGGGAACCTCCGGCCAGACGACGAGGAGTACGAGCAGGCTGTACAGGCAATCGTGGCCAAGGAGGAGCTCGGCTGGTCAGACCGCCGTATCCAACGGCAGATCGGCGTGCCGCGACGAACAGTCCCTCGAGTTGTCGAACGACGCGGCATCTACCTTGGAGACCGAGGCGATGACGACCTTGCCGAGCAGGCACGTGATGATCTGGAGGCGATTGGCCAGTAA
- a CDS encoding histone-like protein codes for MAVEGEDSEQAETEENDTEDIAPPVKPTSLKRFVKQHSDMNAGGDAIDELQHHLEFVAERIWLEASKHAEDDGRKTVKERDVQHAIDQFTEPHDLIKKTTEQLDWMKRNLDRQVEQSIVYAEDRYDD; via the coding sequence ATGGCAGTTGAGGGAGAGGACTCCGAACAAGCAGAAACAGAAGAAAACGATACCGAAGACATTGCACCCCCGGTCAAACCAACCTCGCTGAAGCGATTCGTCAAACAGCACTCCGATATGAACGCCGGCGGTGATGCAATCGACGAACTGCAACACCATCTCGAATTCGTCGCTGAGAGAATCTGGCTCGAAGCCAGCAAGCACGCCGAAGACGACGGTCGCAAGACAGTGAAAGAGCGTGACGTGCAACACGCCATAGACCAGTTCACGGAGCCTCACGATCTGATCAAGAAGACCACGGAGCAACTGGACTGGATGAAACGCAATCTCGACAGGCAGGTTGAACAGTCCATCGTGTACGCCGAAGACAGATATGACGACTGA